One window from the genome of Nitrosopumilus sp. encodes:
- a CDS encoding phosphate uptake regulator PhoU, with protein MEEREETRKIQFTGKSSYIVSLPKQWITELGLKQGDQIRMTRKGSSTLEIYPPKYESRIQKKDDAVIEIEGEEETSSIVRKLISLYFLGYKTINVKPKNGRLSAHQRNTVKEAVKRMLMGSEIISDSSGGITVQVLVNLLELSVDGAFKRMIHLAKSMSSDAILAVKENNLELAQEVINTDDEVDRFGFYIIRQLKIAIQNEHILKEMGFRNARDCLGYRLIVKNIERTGDHASFIAKDLLEFKKPVKKEILAKLQDMNEFCLSVLDDSCLALFKEDYSQAEDTIKKIDEIVKFEKKVRDASKLLKDDEEIYRVRRMTENIRRISEYASDIAEIVLNMNIEKTLKKTE; from the coding sequence ATGGAGGAAAGAGAAGAAACTAGAAAAATTCAGTTCACTGGAAAGTCATCATACATAGTTTCATTACCAAAACAATGGATTACAGAATTAGGTTTAAAACAAGGAGATCAAATTAGAATGACCAGAAAAGGATCATCAACGTTAGAAATTTATCCGCCTAAATATGAATCACGTATTCAAAAAAAGGATGATGCAGTAATAGAAATTGAAGGTGAAGAAGAAACATCTTCAATTGTAAGAAAATTAATTTCATTATACTTTTTAGGTTATAAAACAATTAACGTAAAACCAAAAAATGGCAGATTAAGTGCACATCAAAGAAACACAGTAAAAGAAGCTGTTAAACGAATGTTAATGGGTTCCGAGATTATTTCTGACTCAAGCGGTGGCATAACAGTTCAAGTTCTTGTCAATTTACTGGAACTATCAGTAGATGGTGCATTCAAACGAATGATTCATTTGGCTAAGTCAATGTCAAGTGATGCAATTTTAGCAGTAAAAGAGAATAATTTAGAATTGGCTCAAGAAGTAATTAATACAGATGATGAGGTAGATAGATTTGGATTTTACATAATTCGTCAATTAAAGATAGCAATTCAAAATGAACACATACTGAAAGAAATGGGTTTTAGAAACGCTAGAGATTGTTTAGGATATAGGCTTATTGTAAAAAACATAGAAAGAACAGGTGATCATGCATCATTTATCGCAAAAGACCTTTTAGAATTTAAAAAACCTGTCAAGAAAGAAATTTTAGCAAAATTGCAAGATATGAATGAATTTTGTTTATCAGTTTTAGATGATTCATGTCTGGCATTATTTAAAGAAGATTATTCTCAGGCAGAAGATACCATTAAAAAAATAGATGAAATCGTAAAATTTGAGAAAAAAGTCAGAGACGCTTCAAAGTTATTAAAAGATGATGAAGAAATTTACAGAGTAAGGAGAATGACTGAAAACATTAGAAGAATTTCAGAATATGCTAGTGACATAGCTGAAATAGTTTTGAATATGAATATAGAAAAAACATTGAAGAAAACAGAATAA
- a CDS encoding tRNA (cytidine(56)-2'-O)-methyltransferase: protein MVIEIVRIGQRLVRDDRVTTHVALVSRAFGAEKIFMTEINPEIKDTLEKINKTWGGDFVVEFIDKWKTIVKKKKEENFKIIHLSMYGESINEVQEKLRKEEKLLVVVGAEKVPREIYELADYNVGIGSQPHSEISALAILLDRIQKGVQFEKEFLNAKRRIIPTKNGKNVQVKETRD, encoded by the coding sequence TTGGTAATTGAAATTGTTAGAATCGGACAACGTCTTGTAAGGGATGACAGAGTAACAACGCATGTAGCACTAGTGTCAAGAGCATTTGGAGCAGAGAAAATTTTTATGACTGAAATTAATCCAGAAATTAAAGATACCTTAGAGAAGATCAATAAAACTTGGGGAGGAGATTTTGTGGTAGAGTTTATTGATAAATGGAAAACTATTGTAAAAAAGAAAAAAGAGGAAAATTTCAAAATAATACATCTTTCAATGTATGGTGAAAGCATTAATGAAGTACAGGAGAAACTCCGAAAAGAAGAAAAATTACTGGTTGTAGTTGGTGCAGAAAAAGTTCCAAGAGAAATTTATGAATTAGCAGATTATAATGTGGGGATCGGGAGTCAACCACATTCGGAAATTAGTGCATTAGCAATACTTTTGGATCGAATACAAAAAGGTGTTCAATTTGAGAAAGAGTTTCTAAATGCCAAAAGAAGGATAATACCCACAAAAAATGGTAAAAATGTACAGGTAAAAGAAACAAGGGATTAA
- the hflX gene encoding GTPase HflX, protein MKSTILITYDQEDSINEAKGLCYTAGYDVVHTITQDYLKKPKYGISGGTLERLEEISDKLRPDVIVFDEILKPHQNYNLASVLHREVLDREGLILEIFENRASSAESKLQVKLAQLRYEMVRAKEKVRLSNMGEQPGFMGIGKFEVDVYYNDIKHRMQTIRAKLEKAGKQRELHRQGRKRMGFKIISLAGYTSAGKTTLFNKTTGEVKTQSKELFTTLTTTTRRVSINQEQFLISDTVGFISKLPAYMIDAFRSTLEELRYTDIIILVIDISDPVLELKKKFTSCMKTLSELEVEKDKIVYALNKSDLLKKEEIKQKIDLLNLGDNQKVISVSAKTGENVKQLKELIKNIIDSKNSHKFNKNSLKEVEKTFGN, encoded by the coding sequence ATGAAATCTACAATTTTAATAACATATGACCAAGAAGATTCTATTAACGAGGCTAAAGGATTATGTTATACTGCAGGATATGATGTAGTTCACACAATTACTCAGGATTATCTAAAAAAACCAAAATATGGAATTAGTGGTGGCACATTGGAAAGATTAGAGGAGATATCAGATAAACTTAGACCGGATGTAATAGTATTTGATGAAATTTTAAAACCACATCAAAATTACAATCTTGCATCAGTTTTGCATAGAGAAGTTTTGGATAGAGAGGGATTAATTCTTGAGATTTTTGAAAATAGAGCATCAAGTGCAGAATCAAAGTTACAAGTAAAATTAGCTCAATTACGATATGAAATGGTTAGAGCCAAAGAAAAAGTTCGCCTTTCAAATATGGGAGAACAACCAGGATTTATGGGAATAGGAAAATTCGAGGTGGATGTTTACTATAACGATATAAAACACCGAATGCAAACAATAAGAGCTAAACTGGAAAAAGCTGGAAAACAAAGAGAGCTTCATAGGCAAGGAAGAAAAAGAATGGGATTCAAAATAATTTCTCTGGCAGGATATACATCAGCAGGAAAAACCACATTGTTTAATAAAACAACAGGAGAAGTAAAAACTCAGAGTAAGGAATTGTTTACAACCTTAACTACAACTACACGAAGAGTATCAATCAATCAAGAACAATTCTTAATCTCAGATACAGTAGGATTTATCAGTAAATTGCCTGCATATATGATAGATGCATTCAGATCAACTTTAGAAGAATTAAGATATACAGATATTATTATTTTAGTAATCGACATTAGTGATCCGGTTTTAGAATTAAAAAAGAAATTTACAAGTTGTATGAAAACATTAAGTGAATTAGAAGTAGAAAAAGACAAGATAGTATATGCATTAAACAAATCAGATCTACTAAAGAAAGAGGAGATAAAACAAAAAATTGATTTGCTTAACTTGGGTGATAATCAAAAAGTAATTTCAGTTTCTGCTAAAACAGGTGAAAATGTCAAACAGTTAAAGGAATTAATTAAGAATATTATAGATAGTAAAAATTCTCATAAATTCAATAAAAATTCTTTAAAAGAGGTTGAAAAAACATTTGGTAATTGA
- a CDS encoding transcription factor yields MVDKYEDPFVRIASMIGGDEYLKIARSLLKAEDATDEEIASSTGLRINMVRKVLYDLFGKSLITGIRVKDERKGWFVYRWRTRREEVEHFIENQKKKITERLQQRLDYENASDFYHCGNEDCPRVTFENALDGMFKCPSCQNVLNLKKNDKSRKAYSKKVDEIKKDMQQVF; encoded by the coding sequence TTGGTAGACAAATACGAAGATCCATTTGTTAGAATTGCTTCAATGATTGGAGGAGATGAATACCTCAAAATTGCAAGATCTCTCTTAAAAGCGGAAGATGCAACTGATGAAGAAATTGCAAGCTCAACAGGCCTTAGAATCAACATGGTAAGAAAAGTATTGTATGATCTATTTGGAAAATCACTCATTACTGGAATTAGAGTAAAAGATGAAAGAAAAGGGTGGTTTGTCTATAGATGGAGAACAAGGAGAGAAGAGGTTGAACATTTTATTGAAAACCAAAAAAAGAAAATTACTGAAAGATTACAACAGAGACTAGATTATGAAAATGCTTCAGATTTTTATCATTGCGGTAACGAAGATTGTCCAAGAGTGACATTTGAAAACGCACTTGATGGTATGTTCAAATGTCCATCATGTCAAAATGTTTTAAATCTAAAAAAGAATGACAAATCAAGAAAAGCATATTCAAAGAAAGTAGATGAAATTAAGAAAGATATGCAACAAGTGTTTTAA
- a CDS encoding NAD-dependent succinate-semialdehyde dehydrogenase produces the protein MNQITTINPATGENIKTYSAMDKNQVFDLVKKAKKAFPEWKKDYEKRRSYIYNLVEYLKKNKTSLAKIATSEMGKALKESIGEVEKCAWALEFYADHGDSFLADEVLNTDARKSFLTFEPLGVIGSIMPWNFPYWQALRFAAPCLMAGNVIVMKPARITMQSGIEIEKAFTESGIPDGIFQTVVGSVESANHLIDSDVNAVTFTGSTIAGAKVGERAASNLKKCVLELGGSDPFIVLDDAIIEKAAEGAVKGRFINCGQSCVASKRFFLGKNIADEFIELFIKKTSQLNVGDPMSIETDIGPISSKDGLDTISGIVEDAKKKGAEILLGGSEMEGRGFFYKPTILTNVKPDMRIAKEETFGPVAPITIVENESEAIKLANESEFGLGASIWTKDLAKADNMSRQIESGIVSVNNVVISDPRIPFGGIKHSGFGRELSRYGMLEFVNLKSVRFYDNLTNHHYVE, from the coding sequence TTGAATCAAATAACCACGATAAATCCTGCTACCGGTGAAAATATCAAAACATATTCAGCAATGGATAAGAATCAAGTATTTGATTTAGTTAAAAAAGCAAAAAAAGCATTTCCAGAATGGAAAAAAGATTATGAGAAAAGAAGAAGTTACATTTACAATTTGGTTGAATATTTGAAGAAAAATAAAACAAGTCTTGCAAAAATTGCAACATCTGAAATGGGTAAAGCACTAAAGGAGTCAATTGGTGAAGTTGAAAAATGTGCTTGGGCCTTAGAATTCTATGCTGATCATGGTGATAGCTTCCTTGCTGACGAAGTACTAAACACAGATGCAAGAAAAAGTTTCTTGACTTTTGAACCATTAGGTGTAATTGGTTCTATCATGCCCTGGAATTTTCCTTATTGGCAAGCATTAAGATTTGCAGCTCCATGTTTAATGGCAGGAAATGTAATTGTAATGAAACCAGCAAGAATTACTATGCAATCAGGAATTGAAATTGAAAAAGCATTTACGGAGTCAGGAATACCAGATGGAATTTTTCAAACAGTAGTAGGAAGTGTAGAGTCTGCAAATCATCTTATTGACTCTGATGTTAATGCCGTAACTTTTACCGGAAGTACAATTGCTGGTGCTAAAGTAGGAGAAAGAGCTGCAAGCAATTTGAAGAAATGTGTTTTGGAATTGGGCGGAAGTGATCCATTCATAGTATTAGATGATGCAATTATTGAAAAAGCAGCTGAAGGTGCAGTTAAAGGAAGATTCATCAATTGTGGTCAAAGTTGTGTGGCGTCAAAAAGATTTTTTCTTGGCAAAAATATTGCAGATGAATTTATTGAATTATTTATCAAAAAAACATCCCAACTCAATGTAGGGGATCCTATGTCTATAGAAACAGATATCGGACCAATTTCAAGTAAGGATGGTTTAGATACAATTTCTGGAATTGTGGAAGATGCAAAGAAAAAAGGTGCTGAAATTCTTTTAGGAGGTTCTGAAATGGAAGGTAGAGGATTTTTTTATAAACCAACAATCCTAACAAATGTTAAGCCAGATATGCGAATTGCAAAAGAGGAAACATTTGGTCCGGTAGCTCCTATTACAATAGTTGAAAATGAAAGTGAGGCAATTAAATTGGCCAATGAGAGTGAGTTTGGGTTAGGTGCAAGTATTTGGACTAAAGATCTTGCAAAAGCAGATAACATGTCTAGGCAAATTGAATCAGGAATTGTAAGTGTCAATAATGTAGTAATTTCAGATCCTAGAATTCCATTTGGCGGAATAAAGCATAGCGGATTTGGGAGAGAATTATCAAGATATGGAATGTTAGAATTTGTAAATTTGAAATCAGTTAGGTTCTATGATAATCTAACAAATCATCATTATGTAGAATAA
- a CDS encoding hemerythrin domain-containing protein, which produces MSTVSLRRDHELIEKVIKAMESTVQLLIDGKQIPESILMPVIDFTKNFTDVCHHSKEEKSLFPALEQAGMPSNMGPIAMMLIDHQRSREIGTEMEESAKKYLGSGDSSKLISDMQQYVEHITEHLWKENNRLFMMAEARLQYVSEKVDKELNEIEKSKLDTLGKTREHYEQLAENLTKDVSQQKN; this is translated from the coding sequence TGTATCACTAAGACGCGATCATGAATTAATAGAAAAAGTAATCAAAGCAATGGAGTCTACTGTACAATTATTGATAGATGGTAAACAAATTCCAGAATCGATTTTAATGCCAGTGATTGATTTTACAAAAAATTTTACTGATGTTTGTCATCATAGTAAAGAAGAGAAATCTCTTTTTCCTGCATTAGAACAAGCTGGTATGCCTAGTAATATGGGACCTATTGCTATGATGTTAATTGATCATCAACGTTCAAGAGAAATTGGCACCGAGATGGAAGAATCAGCCAAAAAATATCTTGGATCTGGAGATTCCTCAAAATTAATTTCTGATATGCAACAATATGTTGAACATATTACAGAACACCTTTGGAAAGAAAATAATCGGTTATTTATGATGGCTGAAGCCAGATTACAATACGTTTCAGAAAAAGTAGACAAAGAATTAAATGAAATTGAAAAATCTAAACTTGATACTTTGGGAAAGACTAGAGAACATTATGAACAATTAGCTGAGAATCTTACAAAAGATGTTTCTCAACAAAAGAATTAG